Genomic DNA from Clavibacter michiganensis:
GTCCGCTCCACGTCGACGAGCGGCGCCATGGCGTCGGCGTCGCCGTTGAGCAGCGTGATCCGCGTGCCCGCAAGGTCGTCGGCCGGGGCCCGGTCGCCGAGCGGCCAGCGCGCGGAGAACGCGACGGTCGCGGGCAGCGCGGACGGGTGCAGCAGCGTGGTCGCCAGCGCCATGTTCGCCCCGTTCGAGAACCCGACAGCGAGGATCTCCCGGTCCCCCAGAGCGTAGGCCGACCGGGCCTCGGCGACCAGGTCGGCGAGCTCGGCGGCGCGCGCGACCACGTCGTCGACGTCGAAGACGCCCTCCGCGTGCCGGCGGAACCAGCGGGCCGCGGACCCCTCGCGCACGCTCCCGCGCGGCGCCAGCACCGGCTGCCCGGGCGCGAGCAGACGCGCGAGCTCGAGGCCCTGCCGCTCGTCGGCGCCCGTGCCGTGGAGGCCGAGGATCACGGGCCCGGTGTCGGCGCCCGGCTGGAAGACGTGGGGCGTCGCGTCGAGGAGCGCGCTCACGCGGCGGATCCGTCGGCCGGCGCGGCCTCCTCGTCGGGCAGGCGCAGCGGCGGCACCGCGGCCTCGATGTCCGCGCGGCTGGGCTCCAGCCACGGCGGGAGCCGGAGGCTGCGGCCGAGCTCGAGCAGCGGCTCGTCGATGTCGAAGCCGGGGGTGTCCGTCGCGATCTCGAACAGCACGCCGCCCGGCTCGCGGAAGTAGATGGAGGTGAAGTACTGCCGATCGAGGATCTGCGTCACCTGGTGCCCGCGATCCACCAGCTCGTCGCGCCACGCCTGCTGCTCGACGCGGCCGGGCACGCGGAACGCCACGTGGTGCACGGTGCCGCCGGCGGTGAGGCCCTGCTGCGCGCCAGGGTCCGCGACGAGGTCGACGATCGCGCCGGGCCCGCCGTCGCCCGCGGCGAAGCGGAACCGGCCGTCGCGCTCGTCCACGAGCCGGAGCCCGAGGTCGTCGGTGAGGACGGACGCCGTGCCCGCGGGATCCCGCACGGTGAGCACCGAGGAGTGCTGGCCGCGGATCGCGTGCTCGGCGGGGACGTCGGCCGAGTCCCACGGCGCGCGCGGGTCGACGACGGAGGACGCGACGAGGTCGATCTGGAGGCCGTCGGGGTCGCGGAGCGAGAGGCGCTCCTCCTCGGATCCGGTCGACGAGATCGACGAGGCGATGCCGACCTGGCGCAGGTGCTCGGCCCACCAGCCGAGGCTGCCGGCGGGGACGGAGAACGCGGTGGTCGTGGACTGCCCCGCGCCCACACGGCCCGCGGGCACGCCCTTCCACGGGAAGAAGGTGAGGAGGGATCCGGGTCGGCCCTCCGTGTCGCCGTAGTAGAGGTGGTAGCTGCCGGGGCTGTCGAAGTTGACGGTGCGCTTGACGAGCCGGAGGCCCATCGCGCGCACGTAGAAGTCGACGTTCCGCTGCGGGTCGCCGCCGATGGCGGTCACGTGATGCAGTCCCTGGGTGCTGGCGGTCATGAGGCGCTCCTTCCGCGCGGCCCGGTCGGGCCATGTCCATGCAAACGCATGGGACGGCGGATCATTCCCGCCCGTAGCCTGATCCACGAGGGGGACGCCATGGACCTGCGCTGGCTGAGCGCGCCCGACGACGAGGTCGCGGAGGCGATGCGGACCGTGCGCACCAGCGCCCGGCCGTCGTGGGTGCCGTCGCGCCGCAAGGTGCTCGCGCACGTCAACGACTCGCTGATCCTCTGGTATGTCTGCATCGTCCTCATGTACTTCGGCATCGTCACCGACGGCGCGGGGGACGGCACGGTCACGCCCGCGACGATCGCGGGGCTCGCGGGAGCCGCCGTGGTCCTCGCCGTCTCGATCCTCGGATCCCGCCTCCTGCACGCCTGGGCGGCACGTCCGCCGTCGCCGCGCGCCCGCGGACGGGAGTGGCGCCAGCACCTCACCGCGCTCGCCAACGGGTTCGCGCCGCAGCCGAGCGGCGGCCGCACCTTCCGCGCGCTCATCACCGAGGACGCGGGCGGCGTGCTCGTCGTCCCGCGCTTCCGCGCCGCGGGCGTGGAGTTCGGCAACGTCGTCCGGAAGCGCGCCCGCCGCACCGGCTGGAGCTACGTGGCGGTGACGCTCCCCGTGCCGCTGCCGCACCTGCTGCTCGACGCCACCGCGAACGACGCGCGCGGCGGCGACCTCCCGGCGAGCGTGCGCAGGGGGCAGCGCCTCTCCCTCGAGGGCGACTTCGACCGGCACTTCCGCCTCTTCGCGCCCGCGGAGTACGAGCGCGACGCGCTCTACCTGCTCACGCCCGACGTCATGGCGGCGCTCGTCGACGACGCGGCGGACTTCGACGTCGAGATGGTCGACAGCACGCTCGTGTTCTTCCGCCGCGAGCTCGCCGACTTCGCCGAGGCGGGGCCATGGGAGGCGGCCGGGCGGATCCTCGACGGCGTCGCCGCGCGCATCCGGCGACGCGCGGTCCGGTACCGCGACGAGCGCGTGCTGCTCGGCGACGGAGGGCGGGCCGCGCCGCTGCGCGCGGACCTGGACGAGCAGGAGCCGGATCCCCGCGCCCCGCGCATCGCCGCCGACGGCCGTCGCCTCGACGTCCGCGACCGCCGCACCGGCTGCCTCGGCGCCCTCGGCTGGTTCGCGTGGATCGCGTTCCGCGCCTCGCTGATCTTCGTGCCCGCGGTCTTCGCGATCGCGGGCTTCATGTCGATCGTCGACGGGCGCTGACCGGCGGGTGGGCCTCAGCTGGTCGTCGACGCGCGATCCGCCCGGCGCAGCGTCGACGCCGGGGCTTCCCCCGCGGATCCGCAGGGGCCAGCATGAGCGCATGGGACGCATCCTCGGCATCGGCGGTCTGCTCTTCCGCGCGGACGACCCCGTCGCGCTCACCGCGTGGTACCGGGACGTGCTCGGGCTCGACCTCGACGCGCAGGGCGTGTGGCAGCAGGAGGCCGGCCCCACCGTCGTCGCGGCCGCAGCGCGCACGGCGCCGCCGTCGCGGGCGCCGGAGCAGCGGCTGATGCTGGACCTCCGCGTGAGCGACCTGGACGGCCTCGTCGCGCGCCTCGCCGCGGCCGGCGCGGAGGTCGCGCCCGGCATCGAGGACATGCCCGGCGTCGGACGCTTCTCCTGGGTGACGGATCCCGAGGGCTCCCGGATCGAGCTGTGGGAGCCGAGCTGACGGCAGTCCCGTCGCCGCCCGCTCAGCCCCCGACGGCCCGCCGCACCAGCTCCGCCACGCGCTCCTCGTTCGCGGGATCCACCGCGGTCAGCGCGTAGGACGTCGGCCACATGGTGCCCTCGTCGAGGCGCGCCGGATCCTGGAAGCCGAGCGTCGAGTACCGGGTGCCGAACTTCGAACCCGGCTGGAAGAACACGACGGGCTTGCCGTCCGCGTCCGCGTAGGCCGGGAAGCCGTACCAGGTCTTGGGGGAGAGGCCCGGCGCGTGCTCGAGGACGATGCCGTGCAGCCACTCGGCGATCGCCCGCTCCTCGGGCGGCATCGCGGCGAACGCGTCGAGCACGCCCTGCAGCGCGGCGGCCTGCTTGTCGGCGGCCTTCTGGAGTTTCGCCTCCTCGCGCAGCTCGCGGGCGCGCTGCTTCATCGCGTCGCGCTCGTCCTTCGAGAAACCGCCGTCGGTCATGTCCGCTCCCTCGCCTGGTGGTGTGACTGGAGCGTGGCAGGCGGCGGGGGAGCCGGCAAGCGCCCCTCGGATCTGCACCCCGGCCGGACGGCGTACCGTCGGACCATGAGCACCCACGAGCAGGACCAGCCCATCATGGACGGCGCCGGCGAGGCCACGGCGGACGAGAAGCGCGCCGGGCTCGCCGAGCAGGTCGCCTACGACCACCGCGACAGCGGATCCGAGGCCATGGCCGCCGACCTCGACCGCCGCACCGCAGACGCTGGGCTCGCCGAGGAGCCCGCCGATCCCGCGGCGACGCAGGCGACCTCCACCGGCCGCGACGGCGTCGACGGCGAGGCCGACGCGGAGGTCGACGGGCCGCACCCCGCCTGATCCTCCGCCCCGGTCGGTGCGCCCGCACCGACACGCCCGCGAGGAGCCGCCCGGAATGCCCGGGCGGCTCCTCGTCGTTGGGGCAGGGGATGACCGAGAACCGAGAGACCCGCGTCCGCACGCCCGCCCCCGCCGCATCCCCCCGCTCCGACGGGACCGGCCGCACGGCCCTCGTCGTCGGCGCGACCGGCATCAGCGGATCCGCGCTGGTGGACCAGCTCACCGCCGAGGGCTGGGACGTGCTCGCCCTCAGCCGCCGCGCCGGCGCCGACCGCCCGGGCGTCCGCTGGATCAGCGCCGACCTCCGGTCCGCCGACGACCTCCGCCGCGCGCTCGCCGGCGAGCAGCCCACCCACGTGTTCTTCACCGCGTGGTCGCGCCAGGCCACCGAGCAGGAGAACATCGACGTGAACGGCGGCATGGTGCGCGACCTCCTCGCCGCACTCGACGGCGCGCCCGTCGAGCACGCCGCGCTCGTCACCGGCCTCAAGCACTACCTCGGCCCGTTCGAGGCCTACGGGCAGGGCAACATGCCCGACACCCCCTTCCACGAGGAGGAGGAGCGCCTCGAGGCCCCGAACTTCTACTACGCGCAGGAGGACGAGCTGTTCGCGGCAGCCTCCCGCCAGGGCTTCGCGTGGTCGGTGCACCGCTCGCACACCGTCATCGGGCACGCGGTCGGCAACCAGATGAACATGGGGCTGACGCTCGCGGTCTACGGATCCCTCTGCCGCGACCTCGGCCTGCCCTTCGTCTTCCCGGGCAGCGAGACCCAGTGGGACGGGCTCACCGACGTCACCGACGCGACCGTGCTCGCGGACCAGATGATCTGGGCGTCCACCGCCGAGGCCGGCCGCGACGAGGCGTTCAACGTCGTCAACGGCGACGTCTTCCGGTGGCGCTGGATGTGGCCCCGCCTCGCCGCCTTCTTCGGCGTCGAGCCCGTCGGCTTCCAGGACGCGCCGCGTCCGCTCGAGCAGCAGATGGCCGGCTACGAGGACGAGTGGGCGCGCATCGCCCGCGAGGCCGGGCTCGCGGAGTCCGACCTGAACCGCATCGCCTCCTGGTGGCACACCGACGCCGACCTCGGACGCGACATCGAGGTCGTCACCGACATCAGCAAGAGCCGGCTTGCCGGGTTCCAGACGCACCACCGCACGCTGGACAGCTTCCTCGGGCTGTTCGAGCGCTACCGCGCGGAGGGGCTCATCCCGCGCTGACCGGCTGCGCGGGCGCCGCGGGTCCCGCGGCCGGACGCCCGTAGGCCAGGCGGCGGATCGCCCACTCGGCGGGACCGGCACGACCCGCGCGCTCGAGCGCCACGGCCACCGCGACGGTGACGAGCCAGACGCCGATCGCGACGAGGGCGATGCGGGCGGTCCCCGCGCCGACGCCGAGGCCGAGCGACCACGGCTCCAGGAGGATCGCGAACAGAACCGACTGCAGCAGGTAGCAGGTCATCGAGCGACGGCCCACGGCGACCAGCGCGCCGAGCACCGGGCCGGGCGCGGGATCCCCGCGGCGCGCCCGCGCGGCGACCGCCCAGCCCACGAGGCCGAGCAGACCCAGCGCGCCGCCGACCCCGGTGGCGCCGTGCAGCACGCCGAGCAGGTACAGCGCCACGGGATCCGCGTCGATGGCGCCCACGGTCGCGAGCACGAGCGGGAGCGCGCCGAGCACGCTGACGGGCATCCCGACGAGCGCGAGGCCCCGCAGCAGCGGCAGGTGCGCGGCCGGGTCCTCGAGCACGCGGCGTCGGCCGAGCAGCATTCCGATCGCGGCCAGCGGCACGAGCGCGCCGACCGTCACGGGTGTCGCGACGAGGATCGCGGCCAGGGCGAGCGCCCGGCTGCCGAGGTCGCCGAGGAAGGTGCCGTCGCCGCCGAAGAGGGACCCGGATCCGTCGTCGCCCGTGAGGCCGTCCGCCCCCGCCCCGATGAGGAACACGATCGCGGGCGCCCACACGAGCACGCGGAACACGCGGTCGCTGGCCCGGTACATCGCCGCGAGGGCGAGCCCGAGGATCCCGTAGCTGAGCAGGATGTCGCCCTCGAACAGCAGCACCACGTGCAGCGCCCCGAAGACCATGAGCCAGAGGCTCCTGCGGAGGAGCAGCCGCCGGGCGCGCGGGCCGTCGACGCCCGCGGCGGCCTGGCGCCGCAGGATCACCGCCAAGCCGTACGCGAAGAGCATCGTGAACAGCGGGAACGCGCGGTTGTCGACGAGCGTGCCCACGAGCGCGTCGGCGACGTGGTCGAGCGCGGTGCCGTCCGAGGGGCGGCCGAGCGGGCCCATCGGCCGGCCAACGATGAAGTAGACGGAGTTGGCGAGCGCGATGCCGAGCAGCGCGATCCCGCGGAGCAGGT
This window encodes:
- a CDS encoding ring-cleaving dioxygenase; this translates as MTASTQGLHHVTAIGGDPQRNVDFYVRAMGLRLVKRTVNFDSPGSYHLYYGDTEGRPGSLLTFFPWKGVPAGRVGAGQSTTTAFSVPAGSLGWWAEHLRQVGIASSISSTGSEEERLSLRDPDGLQIDLVASSVVDPRAPWDSADVPAEHAIRGQHSSVLTVRDPAGTASVLTDDLGLRLVDERDGRFRFAAGDGGPGAIVDLVADPGAQQGLTAGGTVHHVAFRVPGRVEQQAWRDELVDRGHQVTQILDRQYFTSIYFREPGGVLFEIATDTPGFDIDEPLLELGRSLRLPPWLEPSRADIEAAVPPLRLPDEEAAPADGSAA
- a CDS encoding DUF418 domain-containing protein gives rise to the protein MTPHPGSPAPAPVGYAGPTSAAERSLAPDLLRGIALLGIALANSVYFIVGRPMGPLGRPSDGTALDHVADALVGTLVDNRAFPLFTMLFAYGLAVILRRQAAAGVDGPRARRLLLRRSLWLMVFGALHVVLLFEGDILLSYGILGLALAAMYRASDRVFRVLVWAPAIVFLIGAGADGLTGDDGSGSLFGGDGTFLGDLGSRALALAAILVATPVTVGALVPLAAIGMLLGRRRVLEDPAAHLPLLRGLALVGMPVSVLGALPLVLATVGAIDADPVALYLLGVLHGATGVGGALGLLGLVGWAVAARARRGDPAPGPVLGALVAVGRRSMTCYLLQSVLFAILLEPWSLGLGVGAGTARIALVAIGVWLVTVAVAVALERAGRAGPAEWAIRRLAYGRPAAGPAAPAQPVSAG
- a CDS encoding SDR family oxidoreductase, which translates into the protein MTENRETRVRTPAPAASPRSDGTGRTALVVGATGISGSALVDQLTAEGWDVLALSRRAGADRPGVRWISADLRSADDLRRALAGEQPTHVFFTAWSRQATEQENIDVNGGMVRDLLAALDGAPVEHAALVTGLKHYLGPFEAYGQGNMPDTPFHEEEERLEAPNFYYAQEDELFAAASRQGFAWSVHRSHTVIGHAVGNQMNMGLTLAVYGSLCRDLGLPFVFPGSETQWDGLTDVTDATVLADQMIWASTAEAGRDEAFNVVNGDVFRWRWMWPRLAAFFGVEPVGFQDAPRPLEQQMAGYEDEWARIAREAGLAESDLNRIASWWHTDADLGRDIEVVTDISKSRLAGFQTHHRTLDSFLGLFERYRAEGLIPR
- a CDS encoding alpha/beta hydrolase gives rise to the protein MSALLDATPHVFQPGADTGPVILGLHGTGADERQGLELARLLAPGQPVLAPRGSVREGSAARWFRRHAEGVFDVDDVVARAAELADLVAEARSAYALGDREILAVGFSNGANMALATTLLHPSALPATVAFSARWPLGDRAPADDLAGTRITLLNGDADAMAPLVDVERTVREALDRGADVSSHVRPGGHGLDARDLDAARARIRIG
- a CDS encoding iron chaperone, which gives rise to MTDGGFSKDERDAMKQRARELREEAKLQKAADKQAAALQGVLDAFAAMPPEERAIAEWLHGIVLEHAPGLSPKTWYGFPAYADADGKPVVFFQPGSKFGTRYSTLGFQDPARLDEGTMWPTSYALTAVDPANEERVAELVRRAVGG
- a CDS encoding VOC family protein, producing the protein MGRILGIGGLLFRADDPVALTAWYRDVLGLDLDAQGVWQQEAGPTVVAAAARTAPPSRAPEQRLMLDLRVSDLDGLVARLAAAGAEVAPGIEDMPGVGRFSWVTDPEGSRIELWEPS